A part of Winslowiella toletana genomic DNA contains:
- a CDS encoding ABC transporter permease encodes MRKHILHRLLLGVLTLFLVSVLIFAGTELLPGDVASAILGQNGTPETIAALRTQLGLDQPAFQRYLSWLTGVMHGDLGNSLASGRPISDELLPRLANTLFLATYAAVIAIPLAVMLGIASAIWRGSWFDRLANTLTLLSISVPEFFVGYLLVIFFAIRLTWFPSLALVDPDASLSEQLYNCTLPMLTLVLVVLAHMLRMTRASVGAVMSSSYIETAVLKGIPKWRIVLGHALPNALAPIINVVAFNLAYLVVGVILVEVVFVYPGIGQLMVDAVTKRDLPVVQACGLLFGGTYILLNTVADLLAIWCNPRLRHAR; translated from the coding sequence ATGAGAAAGCATATTCTGCACCGCCTGTTGCTGGGGGTGCTAACACTGTTTCTGGTGTCGGTGCTGATTTTTGCCGGCACCGAGCTGCTGCCGGGCGATGTCGCCAGCGCCATTCTCGGACAAAATGGCACGCCGGAAACCATCGCCGCGCTGCGCACGCAGCTGGGGCTGGATCAGCCCGCATTCCAGCGCTATCTGAGCTGGCTGACTGGCGTAATGCATGGCGATCTCGGCAACTCGCTGGCCAGTGGTCGTCCAATCAGTGATGAGTTGCTGCCACGTCTGGCTAATACCCTGTTTCTTGCCACCTATGCGGCGGTGATTGCTATCCCACTGGCGGTCATGCTGGGTATTGCTTCCGCTATCTGGCGCGGATCCTGGTTTGATCGGCTGGCCAATACCCTGACACTGCTAAGCATTTCGGTGCCGGAGTTTTTTGTCGGCTATCTGCTGGTGATCTTCTTTGCCATCCGTCTGACGTGGTTTCCCAGCCTGGCGCTGGTCGACCCGGATGCCAGCCTGAGCGAGCAGCTGTATAACTGCACGTTGCCGATGCTGACGCTGGTTCTGGTGGTGCTGGCCCATATGTTGCGGATGACGCGCGCCTCGGTCGGGGCGGTGATGTCGAGCAGCTATATCGAAACGGCGGTACTGAAAGGGATCCCGAAATGGCGGATTGTGCTGGGCCACGCGTTGCCTAACGCGCTGGCGCCGATTATCAATGTGGTCGCCTTTAACCTGGCGTACCTGGTGGTGGGCGTGATTCTGGTTGAGGTGGTGTTTGTCTATCCGGGTATTGGTCAGCTGATGGTCGATGCGGTCACCAAGCGCGATCTGCCGGTGGTACAGGCGTGCGGACTGCTGTTTGGCGGCACCTATATTCTGCTGAACACCGTTGCCGATCTGCTGGCTATCTGGTGTAACCCACGACTACGGCATGCGAGGTAA
- a CDS encoding ABC transporter ATP-binding protein, producing MSDNILEMRHLAIETLQGAPLVQDISLTLKRGEVLGLIGESGAGKSTIGLAALGYARQGCRISHGEILLDGEDIMQLPSAQRRALRGKKVAYVAQSAAAAFNPALTIGKQVCEGPLRHGLMNKAQAQEWAVTLFRALDLPDPDNIGKRYPHQLSGGQLQRAMAAMAMSCKPDLLVMDEPTTALDVTTQIEVLVMLRDLVRKFNTAALYITHDLAVVAQLADRIMVLRQGKEVETNTTEAILQQPQQAYTRQLVAERVHSFELEEEIADPQATPLLAINRLSTGYNRQRVVHNVTLSLSRGQTLAIIGESGSGKSTLARALTGLLADTEGEMLFEGKPLDKRYQQRDKESLRRIQMIYQLPDVALNPRQTISELIGRPVAFYFGHNPQQVRQRVAELMQLTELPLNLLDRYPRELSGGQKQRVCIARALAAQPDLIVCDEATSALDPLVAEGVLNLLRRLQQQLGLAYLFITHDLGTVRRIAHDVAVMYQGNIVAQGPTEQVFSQPMHSYTETLLNSVPEMHTGWLDEVLSKRTPTLSTGTL from the coding sequence ATGAGTGACAACATTCTGGAAATGCGCCATCTGGCGATCGAAACCCTGCAGGGCGCGCCGCTGGTGCAGGATATCTCGCTGACGCTGAAACGCGGCGAAGTGCTGGGTCTGATCGGTGAATCAGGCGCAGGGAAATCGACCATCGGGCTGGCGGCGCTGGGCTATGCGCGTCAGGGCTGCCGCATCAGTCACGGCGAGATTCTGCTGGATGGCGAAGATATTATGCAGCTGCCATCGGCGCAACGGCGCGCGCTGCGCGGCAAAAAAGTGGCCTATGTGGCGCAGAGCGCGGCGGCGGCGTTTAATCCGGCGCTGACCATTGGTAAGCAGGTGTGTGAAGGGCCATTACGGCATGGATTAATGAACAAGGCGCAGGCGCAGGAATGGGCGGTGACGCTGTTTCGCGCGCTGGATCTGCCGGATCCGGACAATATCGGCAAGCGCTATCCGCATCAGCTCTCCGGTGGACAGCTGCAGCGCGCGATGGCGGCGATGGCGATGTCCTGCAAGCCGGACCTGCTGGTGATGGATGAACCGACCACCGCGCTGGATGTCACTACCCAGATTGAGGTGCTGGTAATGCTGCGCGATCTGGTGCGCAAGTTTAATACCGCGGCGCTGTATATCACCCACGATCTCGCAGTGGTCGCCCAGCTGGCGGACCGCATTATGGTGTTGCGACAGGGCAAAGAGGTGGAAACCAATACCACCGAGGCCATTCTGCAACAGCCACAACAGGCGTATACCCGTCAGCTGGTTGCTGAGCGGGTGCACAGCTTTGAGCTGGAAGAGGAGATCGCCGATCCGCAGGCAACGCCGCTGCTGGCAATTAACCGGCTGTCGACCGGCTACAATCGCCAGCGTGTAGTACATAACGTTACGCTGTCACTTAGTCGCGGCCAGACACTGGCAATCATTGGCGAATCGGGCAGCGGTAAAAGTACGCTGGCGCGTGCGCTGACCGGCCTGCTGGCGGATACCGAAGGCGAGATGCTGTTTGAAGGCAAACCACTGGATAAACGTTATCAGCAGCGGGATAAAGAGTCGCTGCGCCGCATCCAGATGATCTACCAGCTGCCGGATGTAGCGCTTAATCCGCGGCAGACCATATCGGAGCTGATTGGGCGTCCGGTAGCCTTCTATTTTGGTCATAACCCGCAGCAGGTGCGCCAGCGCGTCGCCGAGCTGATGCAGCTTACCGAACTGCCGCTTAACCTGCTGGATCGTTATCCGCGCGAACTGTCCGGCGGGCAGAAGCAGCGTGTCTGTATCGCCCGCGCGCTGGCCGCCCAGCCGGATCTGATTGTCTGTGACGAAGCCACTTCGGCGCTGGATCCACTGGTGGCAGAAGGGGTGCTGAATCTGCTACGCCGCCTGCAACAGCAGCTGGGACTCGCCTATCTGTTTATCACGCACGATCTCGGCACCGTGCGGCGCATTGCCCATGATGTCGCGGTGATGTATCAGGGCAATATTGTGGCGCAGGGGCCAACTGAACAGGTGTTCAGCCAGCCAATGCACAGCTACACCGAAACATTGCTGAACTCAGTACCCGAAATGCACACAGGCTGGCTGGATGAAGTGCTGAGTAAACGGACGCCTACGTTATCAACAGGAACATTATGA
- a CDS encoding DUF3289 family protein, with product MRGIAKPLELFRSRKPFNDRRADDMLYGDMSEETLKQRYGLIAVSDRVDCYTFKKLHLPAYGNMPILSREQAAARLFDQLRFEASRFAFWGPYTNIVQRMFKHMQYNDGRDFNDAQVNLAYKRVIETNNSKTSTKMLIRDTLSKFVRWDQGLTGSDFKENLLKSHLPKFDRWIDRINGLGISIHEVNSTKITLESLRFEGNKFTAVIHYKGQDHFGLDTTDIQDARFKYLLMFRAWFVLQRYHKLAYKPFLVNMEARITITGEIMLKFSKKNYVMLAILVAIILFFSFHKPSSENVIVTVFDGLVFLKNPPATKESKFEWWKSNESILKSKYHLVPDDKFFTIPIMDFGEGYEKLPHSNFLSGVSEDDYICDDSIKDEKKCIKKESVFTISGDITRKVFIDVGDEMYIQTPDGNTKLVSKN from the coding sequence ATGCGTGGGATCGCTAAGCCATTAGAACTTTTTCGCAGTAGAAAACCCTTTAATGATCGCCGTGCTGATGACATGCTCTACGGAGACATGTCAGAGGAAACACTCAAGCAGCGTTATGGCCTTATAGCCGTATCTGATCGTGTCGATTGCTACACCTTCAAAAAGTTGCACCTTCCCGCTTATGGAAATATGCCGATTCTGAGTCGTGAACAGGCTGCCGCGAGACTCTTCGATCAACTGCGTTTCGAAGCTTCTCGTTTCGCCTTCTGGGGGCCATACACCAACATCGTTCAACGTATGTTCAAACACATGCAATACAACGACGGTCGGGACTTCAATGATGCTCAGGTGAACCTGGCATACAAACGGGTGATTGAGACCAATAATTCGAAGACAAGCACTAAAATGCTTATTCGTGACACTCTTTCAAAATTTGTCAGATGGGACCAGGGTTTAACTGGCAGTGACTTCAAGGAAAACCTTTTGAAATCACATCTGCCTAAATTCGACAGATGGATCGACCGTATTAATGGCTTAGGCATCAGTATCCATGAAGTAAACAGTACTAAGATCACTCTTGAATCTTTAAGGTTCGAAGGCAATAAATTTACTGCTGTGATTCATTATAAGGGCCAGGATCATTTCGGTCTGGACACCACAGATATACAGGATGCACGATTTAAGTACCTTTTGATGTTTAGAGCCTGGTTCGTATTACAGCGTTACCATAAACTTGCCTATAAGCCTTTCTTAGTAAACATGGAAGCTCGAATCACGATTACTGGTGAAATTATGCTTAAATTTTCAAAAAAAAATTACGTTATGTTAGCAATTTTGGTTGCTATCATATTATTTTTTTCCTTTCACAAACCATCAAGTGAAAACGTGATTGTGACTGTTTTCGATGGCCTTGTTTTTCTGAAGAACCCACCAGCTACTAAAGAGAGTAAGTTTGAGTGGTGGAAATCCAATGAAAGTATACTGAAGAGCAAGTACCATCTTGTCCCTGACGATAAGTTTTTCACTATCCCGATAATGGATTTTGGCGAGGGTTATGAAAAACTTCCCCACTCTAATTTTTTGTCTGGTGTAAGTGAAGACGATTACATCTGCGATGATTCAATTAAAGATGAAAAAAAGTGCATTAAAAAAGAGTCCGTTTTCACAATTTCAGGTGATATTACGAGAAAAGTATTTATCGATGTAGGCGATGAAATGTACATCCAGACACCGGACGGTAATACAAAGTTAGTATCAAAAAATTGA
- a CDS encoding aspartate aminotransferase family protein — MNADTATLMQRRAALLGPAYRLFYQYPKHFVRGEGVWLIDSSGRRYLDAYNNVPAVGHCHPAVVAALHQQATTLNTHTRYLHDNVVNYAEKLLATFPPELGHVMFTCTGSEANDLALRVASTVSQGRGIIITRNAYHGVTSALVDISPALDNTTPTAPHVRMVDAPDSYRKTPQQAAADFTRDVQAAIHDLQQHGIAPSALIVDTLFASDGLYSEPAGLLTGAVAAMRAAGGLFIADEVQAGLARAGSHMWGFARHGVIPDLVTLGKPLGNGHPIAALIARPALLAEFGARTRYFNTFGGNPVSAAVGMAVLQVIEDEQLQQNALTTGAYLMDGLRSIADDYPLIGDVRGAGLYAGLEIVSNPAEKTPDSGMAAQLVNQLAENGVLVGASGSHGQVIKVRPPLPFKPADADHFLEILRHTLQTLTSR; from the coding sequence ATGAACGCGGATACCGCAACCCTGATGCAACGTCGCGCCGCCCTGCTCGGCCCGGCTTATCGCCTTTTTTACCAGTATCCTAAACACTTTGTGCGCGGTGAAGGGGTGTGGCTGATCGATTCCAGCGGCAGGCGCTACCTTGATGCCTATAATAATGTGCCCGCAGTGGGCCACTGTCATCCTGCAGTGGTGGCCGCGCTGCATCAGCAGGCGACTACCCTCAACACCCACACCCGTTACCTGCATGACAACGTGGTGAACTATGCGGAGAAACTGCTGGCAACCTTTCCGCCGGAACTTGGCCACGTAATGTTTACCTGTACCGGCAGCGAGGCCAACGATCTGGCGCTGCGCGTCGCCAGCACCGTCAGCCAGGGACGCGGCATTATTATCACCCGTAATGCCTATCACGGCGTCACCTCTGCGCTGGTGGATATCTCTCCGGCGCTGGATAACACCACGCCCACGGCGCCTCATGTCCGTATGGTCGATGCACCGGACAGCTATCGTAAAACCCCGCAACAGGCCGCCGCCGACTTTACCCGTGATGTACAGGCAGCAATTCACGATCTGCAACAGCACGGCATTGCACCGTCAGCGTTGATTGTCGATACGCTGTTTGCCAGTGATGGTCTCTACAGTGAACCCGCCGGGCTGCTAACCGGCGCAGTGGCGGCGATGCGTGCGGCCGGTGGCCTGTTTATCGCCGATGAAGTGCAGGCCGGGCTGGCGCGCGCAGGCAGCCATATGTGGGGATTTGCCCGCCATGGCGTGATCCCGGATCTGGTCACCCTCGGTAAACCGCTGGGTAATGGTCATCCGATTGCCGCCTTAATCGCCAGACCGGCGCTGCTGGCAGAGTTTGGCGCCCGTACCCGCTACTTTAATACCTTTGGTGGCAACCCGGTCTCCGCCGCCGTGGGTATGGCGGTATTGCAGGTGATTGAAGATGAACAGCTACAACAAAACGCCTTAACCACTGGCGCGTATCTGATGGATGGCTTACGCAGCATTGCCGATGACTATCCGTTAATTGGCGATGTGCGCGGTGCGGGTCTGTATGCCGGGCTGGAGATTGTCAGTAATCCGGCAGAAAAAACGCCGGATAGCGGCATGGCAGCGCAGCTGGTCAATCAGCTGGCGGAAAACGGCGTGTTGGTCGGCGCCAGCGGCAGCCATGGTCAGGTGATTAAAGTGCGCCCGCCACTGCCGTTTAAACCCGCGGATGCCGACCATTTTCTTGAGATATTGCGTCATACTTTGCAAACGCTGACATCCCGTTAA
- a CDS encoding CBU_0592 family membrane protein, producing MEVHTFVGLIGVFCYLLAYALVQMRKLLISSDSYAVLNIIGGVFGLYSLSHDFNLAACISQTMWLIFTLIGMHASRKRRYAEKNTHQF from the coding sequence GTGGAAGTGCACACTTTTGTGGGCTTAATTGGGGTATTCTGCTACCTGCTGGCGTATGCACTGGTGCAGATGAGGAAATTGCTAATCAGCTCAGACAGTTATGCTGTTCTCAATATTATTGGTGGTGTTTTTGGCTTGTATTCTCTGAGCCATGACTTTAATCTTGCAGCCTGTATTTCGCAAACCATGTGGTTAATTTTCACCCTGATCGGTATGCATGCTTCGAGAAAAAGACGTTATGCCGAAAAAAATACCCATCAGTTTTAA
- a CDS encoding CocE/NonD family hydrolase yields MKQIISDFPHAVTVTEHLWITLRDGTRLAVRMWLPDSASITPVPAILEYIPYRKRDGTRTRDEPMHGYFSGHGYAVLRVDMRGSGESDGLLADEYLLQEQEDALEVIDWISRQHWCNGAVGMMGKSWGGFNCLQLAARRPAALKAIITVCSTDDRYNDDIHYKGGCLLNDNLWWGGIMLAYQSRPQDPQLTGEQWRQDWQARLDNMPFFPALWMEHPLRDAYWQHGSVCEDWSAIQCPVLAIGGWADAYSNAVFRLMDNLQVPSRAIIGPWAHIYPQDGTPEPAIGFLQEGVRWWDHWLKGADNDAMAGPRVQAWLNDSQPPSSQRPTVRGEWVGFNSGSADNVADRHWYLDRGQLNRVANPDACWYSVCSPQNHGLMGGEWMGAGVLGESPPDQRIDDGQAEIFDGEPLDEPLAFFGFPQFEVLLKSDKPAAMLYVRLSDVSPDGAVNRVTHGWMNLAHLQGQDKNVPLTPGETVKVKVQLDGIAWRFAAGHRMRVSVATTFWPMIWPMAEQATLTLDLASASLTLPVCANPQAISGPNPQPETAANTPLTLLSPGRVERSLHYDVLSDSWTSVTEGIGGVFGEGVYRFDDIDTTVDHSLRRQLSVSNQDPLSAHYLLTQTMKIGREGWWTEADIVLELRSDLTHFIVSGTMKVTFNGDPVADKVWNQRIAR; encoded by the coding sequence ATGAAACAGATCATCAGTGATTTTCCCCATGCGGTGACCGTGACCGAACACCTGTGGATTACCCTGCGCGATGGCACACGCCTGGCGGTGCGCATGTGGTTACCGGACTCCGCCAGCATCACGCCGGTTCCGGCGATCCTTGAATACATTCCCTATCGCAAACGTGATGGCACCCGTACGCGCGATGAGCCAATGCACGGCTATTTTTCCGGCCATGGCTATGCGGTACTGCGGGTTGATATGCGCGGCAGCGGCGAGTCTGATGGCTTACTGGCTGATGAGTATCTGTTGCAGGAGCAGGAAGATGCGCTGGAGGTGATCGACTGGATCAGCCGTCAGCACTGGTGCAATGGCGCGGTCGGCATGATGGGCAAATCGTGGGGCGGTTTTAACTGCCTGCAACTGGCGGCGCGTCGTCCTGCGGCGCTAAAGGCGATTATTACCGTCTGCTCCACCGACGATCGCTATAACGATGATATTCACTATAAAGGCGGCTGCCTGCTGAATGACAATCTGTGGTGGGGCGGCATTATGCTGGCTTATCAGAGTCGTCCGCAGGATCCGCAACTGACTGGCGAGCAGTGGCGTCAAGACTGGCAGGCGCGGCTGGATAATATGCCGTTCTTCCCGGCGCTGTGGATGGAACATCCGCTGCGTGACGCCTACTGGCAGCATGGTTCGGTATGTGAGGACTGGTCGGCCATTCAGTGCCCGGTTCTGGCGATTGGCGGCTGGGCGGATGCTTACAGTAATGCGGTATTCCGTCTGATGGATAACCTTCAGGTGCCGAGCCGGGCAATTATTGGCCCCTGGGCGCATATCTATCCGCAGGATGGCACGCCGGAACCGGCGATTGGTTTTCTGCAGGAGGGCGTGCGCTGGTGGGATCACTGGCTGAAAGGTGCGGACAATGACGCGATGGCGGGACCACGCGTGCAGGCATGGCTGAATGACAGCCAGCCACCTTCTTCACAGCGGCCAACCGTGCGCGGCGAGTGGGTCGGTTTTAACAGCGGCAGCGCCGATAATGTGGCCGATCGCCACTGGTATCTGGATCGCGGACAGCTGAATCGCGTGGCGAACCCTGATGCCTGCTGGTATAGCGTCTGTTCACCGCAGAACCACGGCCTGATGGGCGGTGAGTGGATGGGGGCAGGCGTGCTGGGTGAAAGTCCGCCGGATCAGCGTATTGACGATGGTCAGGCGGAAATTTTCGACGGTGAACCGCTGGACGAACCGCTGGCGTTCTTCGGCTTCCCGCAGTTTGAGGTGCTGCTGAAAAGCGATAAACCGGCGGCAATGCTGTATGTGCGCCTTTCCGACGTCTCACCGGACGGTGCGGTGAACCGCGTCACTCACGGCTGGATGAACCTGGCCCATTTACAGGGGCAGGATAAAAATGTGCCGCTGACGCCGGGCGAAACGGTAAAGGTAAAGGTGCAGCTGGATGGCATCGCCTGGCGCTTTGCCGCCGGTCACCGCATGCGGGTATCGGTTGCCACCACCTTCTGGCCCATGATCTGGCCGATGGCGGAGCAGGCGACCTTAACCCTCGACCTGGCCAGCGCCAGCCTGACGTTGCCGGTTTGCGCGAATCCGCAGGCGATTAGCGGACCAAACCCACAGCCGGAAACGGCGGCGAATACGCCACTCACGCTGTTATCACCGGGACGCGTTGAGCGTAGCCTGCATTACGATGTGCTGAGCGACAGCTGGACCAGCGTGACCGAAGGGATTGGCGGCGTTTTTGGTGAAGGGGTATACCGCTTTGATGATATCGACACCACGGTTGATCACAGCCTGCGGCGTCAGCTGAGCGTCAGCAATCAGGATCCGCTTTCTGCGCACTATCTGCTGACGCAGACAATGAAAATCGGTCGCGAAGGCTGGTGGACGGAAGCCGATATTGTGCTGGAGTTGCGCAGCGACCTGACGCACTTTATCGTCAGCGGCACCATGAAGGTGACGTTTAACGGTGATCCAGTGGCCGATAAAGTGTGGAATCAGCGTATCGCTCGCTGA
- a CDS encoding ABC transporter substrate-binding protein translates to MKNDKAPTRTLFQDGRINRREFITAAALLGVSSGLSLSPLSAFAAQNSAPKKGGTLKLGMSGGNTSDTLDPTLYSDWVPLNQAYMLMNGLVEIDENNQAQPELLESWEAKPGAKEWLFKVRQGVTFHNGKTLDADDIIYSINLHRGDKSRSAIKTQLDAITSLEKSGNDQIALTLDSGNADLPFLLADYHLVVVPNGFTDWSHPIGTGGFVFEHIEPGVRSLFKRNPNYWKPDRAWVDAVEVLVINDPTARTNALISGQVHAINRVDFKTVDFLKRSPALQIIRSAGGQHFTFLMDCRIAPFNNNDVRMAIKHGIDREKLLATVLRGYGSLGNDHPIPKTDRFFNHQLAQRSYDPDKAKFYLKKAGLDKLSLELSSSDAAFTGALDAAALFQGQASKAGIQVAIKRQPADSYWDDVWMKAPFSMGYWGGRPTADQMFSTAYMSTAKWNDSHWKDEKFDALLLQARSLLDEGQRAQLYGEMQSIVSDNGGAMIPLFGDYLDAASNKVGGVKPHPMFNFMGGRLAERVWLES, encoded by the coding sequence ATGAAGAACGATAAAGCACCGACAAGAACATTATTTCAGGATGGGCGGATTAATCGGCGCGAATTTATTACTGCTGCCGCATTATTAGGGGTTTCCTCCGGTTTATCGCTCTCACCATTGTCCGCTTTCGCTGCGCAGAACAGCGCGCCGAAAAAGGGCGGCACGCTGAAGCTGGGCATGTCCGGCGGTAATACCAGTGATACCCTCGACCCGACGCTGTACAGCGACTGGGTGCCGCTGAATCAGGCCTATATGCTGATGAATGGCCTGGTGGAAATCGATGAAAATAACCAGGCGCAACCGGAACTGCTGGAGAGCTGGGAAGCTAAACCGGGCGCGAAAGAGTGGCTGTTTAAAGTGCGTCAGGGCGTCACTTTCCATAACGGCAAAACCCTTGATGCCGACGATATTATCTACTCGATCAATCTGCATCGTGGTGATAAATCACGCAGCGCGATTAAAACCCAGCTGGATGCCATCACTTCGCTGGAGAAAAGCGGTAACGACCAGATTGCTCTGACGCTGGACAGCGGCAATGCGGATCTGCCATTCCTGCTGGCCGATTACCACCTGGTGGTGGTGCCCAATGGCTTTACCGACTGGTCGCACCCGATTGGCACCGGTGGCTTTGTTTTTGAACACATTGAGCCGGGTGTTCGTTCGCTGTTTAAACGTAACCCAAACTACTGGAAGCCGGATCGCGCCTGGGTAGATGCGGTAGAAGTGCTGGTGATCAACGATCCCACCGCACGCACCAATGCGCTGATTTCCGGCCAGGTTCACGCCATCAACCGCGTTGATTTTAAAACCGTCGATTTCCTGAAGCGTAGCCCGGCGCTACAGATTATCCGCTCCGCCGGTGGTCAGCATTTCACCTTCCTGATGGACTGTCGTATCGCACCGTTTAACAACAACGATGTGCGGATGGCGATTAAACACGGTATCGACCGTGAGAAACTACTGGCCACAGTACTGCGTGGTTACGGCTCGCTGGGTAATGACCATCCGATTCCGAAAACCGATCGCTTCTTCAATCATCAGCTGGCGCAGCGCAGCTACGATCCGGATAAGGCGAAGTTTTATCTGAAGAAAGCCGGTCTGGACAAATTGTCGCTGGAACTCTCCTCATCCGATGCCGCCTTTACCGGTGCGCTGGATGCCGCCGCGCTGTTCCAGGGGCAGGCCAGCAAAGCCGGAATTCAGGTAGCGATTAAGCGCCAGCCAGCCGACAGCTACTGGGACGATGTGTGGATGAAAGCGCCATTCTCGATGGGCTACTGGGGCGGCCGTCCGACGGCCGACCAGATGTTTTCCACCGCGTATATGTCCACCGCTAAATGGAACGATTCTCACTGGAAGGACGAGAAGTTTGACGCTCTGTTATTGCAGGCGCGTTCGCTGCTGGATGAAGGTCAGCGTGCGCAGCTGTACGGCGAGATGCAGAGCATTGTCTCCGACAACGGCGGCGCGATGATTCCCCTGTTTGGCGACTATCTCGATGCTGCCAGCAATAAAGTCGGCGGTGTGAAACCTCACCCGATGTTTAACTTTATGGGAGGCCGCCTGGCTGAACGTGTCTGGCTGGAGTCATAA
- a CDS encoding ABC transporter permease has protein sequence MKRIKGTTLPLTAIVGLLIIALNLLGALFAPWIAPHSETDQVGDIWMLPSLQMPLGTDNLGRDMLSRILFGARTTIAIALTITFSSFVIGIITGFTAAICGKWVDVVLTRIVDTLMSIPVLILALIVLSVMGTSVPVLVATIALLDATRVYRLARLVAQGIVCLEYVEAARLRGEGMLWILRKEILPNAIPPLLAEFGMRFCFTFLFIAGLSFLGLGIQPPYADWGSMVRDNAQAINFGQMAPLYPALAIALLTIGVNLVVDWLLVRNNHSLGDE, from the coding sequence ATGAAACGAATCAAAGGCACTACGCTGCCGTTAACCGCGATTGTTGGCTTGCTGATTATCGCCCTCAATCTGCTGGGCGCGCTGTTTGCGCCGTGGATTGCCCCACATAGCGAAACCGATCAGGTAGGCGATATCTGGATGCTGCCGTCACTGCAGATGCCATTAGGCACCGATAACCTCGGACGCGATATGCTGTCGCGTATTCTGTTCGGCGCGCGCACCACCATCGCTATCGCCCTGACCATCACCTTCAGCTCATTTGTGATTGGCATTATTACTGGCTTTACCGCCGCCATCTGTGGCAAGTGGGTGGATGTGGTGCTGACGCGTATTGTCGATACGCTGATGTCGATTCCGGTGCTGATTCTGGCGCTGATTGTGCTGTCGGTAATGGGGACCTCTGTTCCGGTGCTGGTGGCGACTATCGCCTTACTGGATGCCACGCGCGTCTATCGCCTGGCGCGTCTGGTGGCGCAGGGGATTGTCTGCCTGGAGTATGTCGAGGCGGCGCGTCTGCGTGGTGAAGGTATGCTGTGGATCCTGCGTAAGGAGATCCTGCCAAATGCCATTCCGCCACTGCTGGCTGAATTTGGTATGCGCTTCTGCTTCACTTTCCTGTTTATTGCTGGTCTCAGCTTCCTTGGCCTTGGCATTCAGCCGCCATACGCCGACTGGGGCAGCATGGTGCGTGATAATGCTCAGGCGATTAACTTCGGGCAGATGGCGCCGCTTTATCCCGCTCTGGCGATTGCACTGTTAACCATTGGCGTCAACCTGGTGGTGGACTGGCTGTTGGTGCGCAATAACCACTCTCTGGGGGATGAATAA
- a CDS encoding GntR family transcriptional regulator — MNYPLSSISHSSLGTTVYDMLRQALICGQFRPNDRLKIRDIAMQVDTSVTPVRDAILQLAKEQALEMRTPKDIRVPQLDASQYAEIRTLRLEMEGFAAEKAAELITPADLHAIERNISDNMQVIAAGDLSQALRLNSEFHLLLACSAQMPLLSHFINSLWMRAGPLVAEAYTYFSQRMAIEHHHDILQALKNRDGQAARRAIQEDILDGNQKMVEFLRASRG, encoded by the coding sequence ATGAATTATCCACTTAGCTCGATCAGTCACTCTTCGCTGGGCACCACGGTATATGACATGCTGCGTCAGGCGCTGATTTGCGGGCAGTTCAGGCCTAATGATCGCCTGAAAATTCGCGATATTGCGATGCAGGTTGATACCAGCGTTACGCCGGTCAGGGATGCCATTCTGCAGCTGGCTAAGGAGCAGGCGCTGGAGATGCGCACACCGAAAGATATTCGCGTGCCGCAGCTGGATGCCAGTCAGTACGCTGAAATTCGCACACTGCGTCTTGAAATGGAGGGTTTTGCGGCGGAAAAAGCCGCTGAACTGATTACTCCGGCAGATCTGCACGCTATTGAGCGCAATATCAGCGATAATATGCAGGTGATTGCCGCTGGCGATCTGTCACAGGCGTTGCGACTCAACAGTGAGTTTCATCTGCTGCTGGCGTGCAGTGCGCAAATGCCGTTGTTAAGTCACTTTATCAACTCATTGTGGATGCGCGCCGGACCACTGGTGGCCGAAGCCTATACGTACTTCTCCCAGCGCATGGCGATCGAGCATCATCACGATATTCTTCAGGCGCTGAAAAACCGCGACGGCCAGGCAGCACGGCGCGCGATTCAGGAGGATATTCTGGATGGTAACCAGAAAATGGTGGAGTTTTTGCGTGCCAGTCGCGGCTGA